In a genomic window of Candidatus Paceibacterota bacterium:
- a CDS encoding DUF5652 family protein, whose protein sequence is MNNFNTNYAIGVGAPTWLHVFGPGLAILLLWSIFWKGLALWHSGRRGQSIWFILLLIINTAGILEIIYLFFVAKLKLSELFSKK, encoded by the coding sequence ATGAACAATTTCAATACAAATTATGCTATCGGTGTCGGAGCGCCTACTTGGCTCCATGTTTTTGGACCAGGTTTAGCCATCTTGCTTTTGTGGAGTATTTTCTGGAAGGGTCTGGCTTTGTGGCACTCAGGACGACGGGGACAGTCAATCTGGTTTATTCTTCTTCTCATCATCAATACGGCTGGTATTCTTGAAATTATCTATCTTTTCTTCGTCGCTAAACTAAAACTTTCTGAACTTTTCAGTAAGAAATAA